The window AGGAAGCTCAATTTCTATGGAGAGATCCGCGTCGTGTAATCGTTGAAGCTCGTAGCGAATCTGAACCTCGGTTTGCCATTATCGCGCAATTAAGGGGGAAGGTTTGGACAGGCATATTCACACCGCGAGGCGATTCCGTCCGTATTATATCAGTNGCAACTGGCACATCGCGGCCGGTGTGCTTTACGTTCTGCAAAAAAATCACTTCTCTTCTTGAAATCCGAAAATATACCATTAATATACCTCTATGGATTTTGAGTTCGATCCGAAAAAATCTCATATCAACGAGAAAAAGCATGGTATCGGTTTTGAGGAAGCTCAATTCCTATGGAGAGATCCGCGTCGTGTAATCGTTGAAGCTCGTAGCGAATCTGAACCTCGGTTTGCCATTATCGCGCAATTAAGGGGGAAGGTTTGGACAGGCATATTCACACCGCGAGGCGATTCCGTTCGTATTATATCAGTAAGGNAAGCATGGTATCGGTTTTGAGGAAGCTCAATTTCTATGGAGAGATCCGCGTCGTGTAATCGTTGAAGCTCGTAGCGAATCTGAACCTCGGTTTGCCATTATCGCGCAATTAAGGGGGAAGGTTTGGACAGGCATATTCACACCGCGAGGCGATTCCGTCCGTATTATATCAGTAAGGAGATCAAGACATGGTGAAGAACAAGGATACTATCAAAGCTGAAGACTTGGATAAGAAATTTGATGCTGGTGAAGATATTTCTCAGTACCTGAACTGGGACAAGGCCGTGCGTCCTGGCCTTGAGCAGCGCAGAGTTAATGTAGATCTGCCTATCTGGATGATTAATTCGCTTGATGTTGAAGCAAAGCGTGTAGGTGTCACTCGGCAGTCCGTAGTCAAAGTTTGGCTCGCGGAAAGATTAAAAGCAGAACAAGTCGCTGCACCCGACCATTAGTAGCTGCCGTGTCAGGTTTTGTTTTGGTCTTTCAAAAGGAAACCTATTAATCAGCTTATCAACCATTTCATCATGGCGGGTGAGCTTTACGTTAGCCAAAAAAATACGATGAAACTGATCGCAACGGCTGTTATAATACTTCTTCTGAGTGGGGTCATGAATGCCGCAGAGGAGAAGGAGATTGTTTTGAAGGACGGCTCGCTTGTTGGTATGCACAAGAAGTATTCTCCCGCATCTTTCGACTTAAGGGGGCTATCTCTTACCATAAAAGACAAGAAACTTGTTTTTCCAATGGGGCTGAGAAGCCTCTTGATGTATCAACCAGATGGAGACCCTTTTGGCGAGCCATCTGATGCTGAATGGAAGCCATATCCTTATACTTATAAATTTTACGTGTTACCCGAAGAATTGTATTCTAAGGACGAGCTTCCCCCAAGTATATTGATTATTATACGATCAACGAAAAAGCATGCTCATTATAGCCTTTTAATTGATATGGAGACTCTTGAATTTATTCGTGCGGATTTGGTTGTAAGAGATTTTGGAAGAGTCCCAATTGATTTAGACGGTGTTCCTGATAAACCGAGGAAAAAATCGGGCTAACAAGTCGCAGCACCCGACAGCTAGTAGCTGACTGGCCAGGTTTTTTTGGCTGGTTTAAAGAATTGAAACTTATAATCTTTGCGCATCTGGTACATCGCTGCCGGTGTGCTTTACGTTCGGCAAAAAATGAAAGTTCTGATGGCATCAACGCTGATTGTATTTGGCTGTGTCTGGCTACTATATTCTATGATTATGCCTTCGGTAAATCGTAGCGCAGCATTAAGTAATGCCATGCAGCTAGAAGCAAATCTTGAAGCATGGGCATATTCAAAAGCTTCACAGGGGAAACTTAATCAAAATGATATCGATGAGATTTTTTCCGAAAAAAGAGGTTTAACACTAGGAGGAGAAAACCCCGAAAACTCTTTTCAAGAGATGATCAAAGATATTGTTTATTCTAGCGCTCCTCCTATCTGGCCGGGAGTTGTTGCGATATTTGTAGGGATGCTTGGGGTAGGGTATTCGCTT of the Oceaniferula marina genome contains:
- a CDS encoding BrnT family toxin translates to MDFEFDPKKSHINEKKHGIGFEEAQFLWRDPRRVIVEARSESEPRFAIIAQLRGKVWTGIFTPRGDSVRIISVATGTSRPVCFTFCKKITSLLEIRKYTINIPLWILSSIRKNLISTRKSMVSVLRKLNSYGEIRVV
- a CDS encoding BrnT family toxin, with the translated sequence MDFEFDPKKSHINEKKHGIGFEEAQFLWRDPRRVIVEARSESEPRFAIIAQLRGKVWTGIFTPRGDSVRIISVRXAWYRF
- a CDS encoding BrnT family toxin is translated as MVEARSESEPRFAIIAQLRGKVWTGIFTPRGDSVRIISVRRSRHGEEQGYYQS
- the brnA gene encoding type II toxin-antitoxin system BrnA family antitoxin, whose product is MKAEDLDKKFDAGEDISQYLNWDKAVRPGLEQRRVNVDLPIWMINSLDVEAKRVGVTRQSVVKVWLAERLKAEQVAAPDH